A segment of the Deltaproteobacteria bacterium genome:
ACCACGTCGGGGATGAGGACCATGGTCCCGATCTCGCCGGTGTGGCCGCCCGCCTCCGAGCCCTGCGCCACGATGATGTCGACGCCCGCCTCGACGTGGCGGCGGGCGTGCTCGACGCTGCCGCAGAGCGCTGCGACCTGGACGCCGCGCGCGTGCACCTGGTCGATCACGTCCCTGGGCGGCGTGCCGAGCGCGTTCACGAGCAGCTTGATCGGGTGGGCGAGCGCGATCTCGACCTGCGAGCGGGCGCCGGCGTGCGTCCACGCGAGCAGGCCCTCGTGCGGCACCTCGCCCGCGGGCAGCGTCGGCACCCGGTAGCGCTCGAGCACCTCCTCCACGAAGGTGCGGTGGCGCTCGGGGATCATCGCCTCGAACGCCGCCTTGTCGAACGCCGGCTGGTCGGCGAGCGAGGCCGGCATGACGACGTCCACGCCGTAGGGCTTCCCGCCCACGTGCTCGTCGAGCCAGCGGAGCTCCACCTCGAGCTGCTCGTTCGAGAAGGCGAGCGCCCCGAGCACGCCGAGTCCGCCGGCGCGGCTCACGGCCGCCACCACGTCGCGGCAGTGGCTGAAGGCGAAGAGGGGCAGCTCGATGCCGAGCAGAGCGCAGACGCGCGTGCGCACGGGTCAGCTCCTCTCGGGCGTGAAGCGCACCGGCATCCGCTTGATGCCGTTGATGAAGTTCGAGCGCAAGCGCTCGACCGGGCCGGCGAGCTCGATGTCCGGCAGGCGGCGGAGCAGCTCCTCGAACATGATCTGGA
Coding sequences within it:
- a CDS encoding nitronate monooxygenase: MRTRVCALLGIELPLFAFSHCRDVVAAVSRAGGLGVLGALAFSNEQLEVELRWLDEHVGGKPYGVDVVMPASLADQPAFDKAAFEAMIPERHRTFVEEVLERYRVPTLPAGEVPHEGLLAWTHAGARSQVEIALAHPIKLLVNALGTPPRDVIDQVHARGVQVAALCGSVEHARRHVEAGVDIIVAQGSEAGGHTGEIGTMVLIPDVVDAVAPTPVLAAGGIGCGRQIAAALALGAEGAWMGSVWLATTESDLHPVAMKKVLQASARDTVRSRSMTGKPARQLRTRWTEAWDDPSSPGALPMPLQFLLTADATTRIHRYAHLETSGAKELVGTPVGQIVGRMNQVRPVREVVREMMEEFVDAVARVNRLVEE